In Nitrosomonas ureae, the sequence TTCAGATTTTGTGTTGCTATCGCTATGTTCTGAGTGCTGTCCGCTCTGGTGCTGATGATTGCTGCCTTGAGTGGTATCTGCAGCGATGGCCGGAGTTACAAATTGCGTAACTAAAAAAGTGGTTCCGATAGCGATTGAAAGCAAGTTTCTTTTTAGATGCATCTTGTTCTCCATAGATATTGATTGAGTGAAAAGGTTTGTGAAACCTCGTGTTTTAGAAACAAACAAATCTTTAAAGTTCGGAAATTAAATTTCATGCTGAGTACAAACTAAATTCATTACCATGAGTTTAGCCATCATTTTCAGGCGACGATGAAGTGCTGCCGGTAATGCTTGAGTTCGTTAATGGAGTCATAAATATCTGCGAGAGCCTCATGCTTACTGTCTTTAGAAAAATTTGCCGCGATCTCTGGCTTCCAGCGTTTCGCCAACTCTTTTAAAGTACTGACATCCAGATTGCGGTAATGAAAATAGGCTTCCAATTGTGGCATCGAACGAACCATAAAGCGCCGATCCTGACAGATGGAATTGCCGCACATCGGAGAGATCCCTGATGGCACGTGCAATTTTAGAAAATCGACCATCTGTGCTTCTACTTCGGCTTCCTTCAGTGTGGATGCTTTAACTTTATCGATCAGGCCCGACTTGGCATGGGTCGATTGATTCCATTTATCCATGCCATCAAGTATTTCATCGGGTTGATGCACGACCACAACCGGGCCTTCGGCAATCGTATTCAGTTGTGAATCGGTTATAACTAAAGCGACTTCAATGATGCGATCGGTATCTGGATTGAGCCCGGTCATTTCCATGTCGACCCAGATGAGGTTATTATTATCTTGTGCCATAATTATTAAAATTTGAATGCAATGTGTTTAATTGTGTCATATTGCCATCAGTCAGTCACTTTTATAAACTTTTGTATTCGATTTATATACTATGCAAATATTTACATTGATTTTTTTGATTGCGTTAATACTTACCACGCTAACTCAGGTTTGGCTATCAGCTAGACATATCCGTCATGTACGTATTCATCAGGACAGGGTGCCTGAAGAATTCGCCAGTCAGATCAGCTTGGCTGATCATAAAAAGGCGGCCGACTATACCTGTGCAAAAACTCGCGCAGGATATCTCAGCATACTCATTCATGCCGGGCTATTGCTTGCGTTTACACTCGGCGGCGGATTAAATGCTTTGAGCGAATTTTGGGCCAATTGGTTAAATGATCCTTTGGCGCATGGCATGGTACTGATCTTCAGCACTTTCTTCATTATGAGTGTCGCCGAAATACCATTAAGCTACTACCGTACTTTTGTAATCGAAGAACAATTCGGTTTCAACAAGATGACACGGGCGATGTTTTTTACCGATTTGATCAAACAATCCGCACTCGGCTTATTGCTGGGCGCGCCTTTGTTATTTTGCGTGCTGTGGTTGATGGAAAAAATGGGAGGAAGCTGGTGGCTGTATGCTTGGTTTGCCTGGATTGCATTCAACTTATTTGTGCTGGCAATTTTCCCCACGTGGATCGCACCGTTATTTAATAAATTCACTCCGTTGGAGGACGCCACACTTAAAACGCGTATCGAGCAATTGATGAATAAATGTGGTTTTAAAGCCAGCGGATTGTTCGTAATGGATGGTTCGCGTCGCAGCAATCATGGCAATGCTTATTTCACCGGTTTTGGCAAAACCAAGCGTATCGTGTTTTTTGATACGCTGCTGGCACGTCTGAATCCCGCGGAAATTGAGGCCGTTCTGGCTCACGAATTAGGACATTTC encodes:
- the orn gene encoding oligoribonuclease, with translation MAQDNNNLIWVDMEMTGLNPDTDRIIEVALVITDSQLNTIAEGPVVVVHQPDEILDGMDKWNQSTHAKSGLIDKVKASTLKEAEVEAQMVDFLKLHVPSGISPMCGNSICQDRRFMVRSMPQLEAYFHYRNLDVSTLKELAKRWKPEIAANFSKDSKHEALADIYDSINELKHYRQHFIVA
- a CDS encoding M48 family metallopeptidase — protein: MQIFTLIFLIALILTTLTQVWLSARHIRHVRIHQDRVPEEFASQISLADHKKAADYTCAKTRAGYLSILIHAGLLLAFTLGGGLNALSEFWANWLNDPLAHGMVLIFSTFFIMSVAEIPLSYYRTFVIEEQFGFNKMTRAMFFTDLIKQSALGLLLGAPLLFCVLWLMEKMGGSWWLYAWFAWIAFNLFVLAIFPTWIAPLFNKFTPLEDATLKTRIEQLMNKCGFKASGLFVMDGSRRSNHGNAYFTGFGKTKRIVFFDTLLARLNPAEIEAVLAHELGHFKHRHVIKRIVISFAMSLAFFWILGYLMEQSWFYAGLGVEVASVPSAAMALLLFFLVMPVFTFLLHPISSIYSRKHEFEADAYAARNASADDLIHALVKLYQDNAATLTPDPLHSAFYDSHPPASIRVAHLQSQEQA